The Malus domestica chromosome 10, GDT2T_hap1 genome contains a region encoding:
- the LOC139188447 gene encoding uncharacterized protein has translation MSSSRRVYKQLQEQQQRLLAQQAELANLEEGGGGDEAFFMEEDEDDHHRRQKASHSRRVMEAVGQIAKPRRVANLDRKREKRGLIPEQKITASLRMLAYGASADQVDEIARMGKTTVLESLMRFCSAIEALYTKEYLRTPTSRDMRRLLRKGEMRGFPGMIGSIDCMHWTWKNCPSAWQGAYGDRKGAKSIILEAVASFDTWIWHAFFGVPGAQNDLNVLAQSPVFDELLQGNSPRCTYWVNGTQYEGSYYLADGIYPRWSTFVKTVPHPQTEKEKHFAKCQEGCRKDVERCFGILQARWAIVRAAARMFDVEALRSIMMTCIILHNMIVEDEYDYDAVDEYEPDPMNNSRTRIYCAHDGTEDPVQHEPLERDGRYNELIVQRYTNVQEPYWHVTRQNDLIEHQWGLHGGEDN, from the exons atgtcttcttcaagaaggGTGTATAAGCAGTTGCAAGAGCAACAACAaaggttgttggcacaacaggcagaattggccaatctcgaggaaggtggaggtggagatgaggctttcttcatggaggaggatgaggatgatcaccatagaaggcagaaggcctcacattcccgccgtgtcatggaagccgtgggtcagatagccaaaccaagacgtgttgcaaacctcgatagaaaaagggaaaaacgag gtcttattcccgagcaaaaaattacggcatccttgcgaatgcttgcatatggagcatctgcagatcaagtggatgagatcgcgAGGATGGGAAAAACAACTGTTCTGGAGTCCCTGATGCGGTTTTGCTCTGCAATTGAAGCCCTCTACACCAAAGAGTACCTCCGGACACCCACGTCAAGGGACATGCGAAGGCTTctgaggaagggtgagatgcgaggcttccctggcatgattggaagcatcgactgcatgcactggacttggaaaaactgtccaagtgcgtggCAAGGAGCATATGGCGACAGAAAAGGAGCCAAAAGcatcattttggaagcggtggcttcatttgatacatggatttggcatgctttttttggtgttccaggagctcaaaatgacctaaatgtccttgcccaatccccagtgttcgacgaactgctgcaaggaaactcgccgagatgcacatattgggttaatggtacccaatacgagggatcatactaccttgcagatggcatttacccaaggtggtcaacatttgtcaaaacagtgccacatccacagactgaaaaggaaaaacactttgcaaaatgtcaagaagggtgtaggaaggatgtcgagcgttgttttggtatcctgcaagctcgttgggcgattgtcagggctgcagctagaatgtttgatgtcgaggctcttcgatccatcatgatgacgtgtattattctccataacatgattgttgaagatgagtatgattatgatgccgtcgatgaatatgagccagatccgatgaacaactcaagaacacgtatttattgtgctcatgatgGGACCGAAGATCCAGTGCAACACGAGCCGTTGGAACgtgatggacgttacaatgaattgatcgttCAGCGGTACACTAATGTGCAAGAGCCATACTGGCACGTAACCCGCcagaatgacttgattgagcaccagtgGGGATTGCATGGAGGCGAAGATAATTAG
- the LOC139188448 gene encoding glutathione S-transferase T3-like, translating into MSSWKLIEDVTLCECWVHTTHDPITGNEMDKREMWSKITKAFCDVHGENARTSQGLQGRWKKLNASFTCWKNAISHASGNLRSGTSLADQTLQAQAFYNSKNGNKSFNRLECWQIVKDCPKYKIVATGPEVVMHGMGLHSSPEPDMAEQEADTFHDTEGTAEQVPETQPTRQSLRPLGKKASKKKGSSSKNDYTKYMEELARQGELNLAREKARDEEKVAAMAAILAATEARDAAAERQREVVNRENELVREALHRENELLREERMAQADRDTMSKSLVGLSPNSKYFWTSEKRDAMRRRRARDAETSQGGSSYTNHGNQDPSTTYPNSRDFI; encoded by the exons atgtcttcgtggaagctcattgaagatgttacgttgtgtgaatgttgggttcacactactcatgatccgattacgggtaatgagatggataagcgagagatgtggagtaaaattacgaaagcgTTTTGTGATGTACATGGAGAAAACGCCAgaactagtcaaggtcttcaaggtcgttggaaaaaactcaacgcatcatttacttgttggaaaaacgccatctctcatgcttccggtaacctccgtagtgggacaagtttagcggatcag acactacaagctcaagcattctacaattcaAAGAACGGGAACAAATCATTCAATAGATTGGaatgttggcaaattgtcaaagattgccctaaatacaaaattgtggcaactggtccagaagttgtcatgcacggTATGGGTCTACATAGTTCTCCAGAACCAGACATGGCCGAACAAGAAGCCGACACATTTCATGACACGGAAGGGACGGCTGAACAAGTGCCCGAGACCCAACCGACTCGTCAGTCCCTAAGGCCTCTAGGTAAAAAGGcgtcaaagaaaaaaggtagttcttccaaaaatgactacactaaatatatggaggaacttgctcgccaaggtgaactAAACTTGGCACGAgaaaaggctagagatgaggaaaaagttgCTGCTATGGCAGCAATATTAGCAGCTACTGAGGCCCGTGATGCGGCGGCTGAAAGACAAAGAGAAGTAGTTAATCGAGAGAACGAGCTGGTTAGAGAAGCACTTCATCGAGAAAATGAATTGCTTCGAGAagaaaggatggctcaagcagatcgtgacactatgagcaagtctctagtaggactgtctccgaattctaaatatttttggacatcgGAAAAAAGAGATGCCATGcgtaggaggcgtgcaagagatgcgGAAACAAGTCAAGGGGGTTCTAGCTACACAAATCATGGCAACcaagatcctagcaccacatatcctaactcgagagactttatttaa
- the LOC103445156 gene encoding polyprenal reductase 2, translated as MEVGVVGLLRTAWIAATLPILIAALPFSWLSSFRGAVLGFAKRGKTMQSSSQKFTVPQKFFCHFYLVAVAWTTVLLVATLMYAYKAVPLVSDSLLHPSLPNPYTGGSHIFSWHKSHLIPISYKYSVWHSVLLLVLMEVQVLRRLFETIYVFNYSSSARMHIFGYLTGLFFYTAAPLSLCCNNIADIYKFSINGVAEFIVKGKSSMREVEFDWLQLVNSLLKLGWLQWIGAAIFFWGWIHQRQCHAILGSLRENSEQNDEYVIPHGDWFEIVSSPHYLAEIVIYAGLVVASGGTDLTIWLLFGFVVTNLVLAAAETHRWYLRKFESYPKIRRAIIPFVY; from the exons ATGGAGGTTGGTGTTGTTGGGTTGCTTAGAACAGCATGGATTGCTGCGACTCTGCCTATACTCATAGCCGCTCTGCCTTTTTCTTGGCTGAGCTCGTTTCGTGGGGCTGTACTGGGGTTTGCCAAGAGAGGGAAGACCATGCAGTCGTCCTCCCAG AAGTTCACAGTTCCTCAAAAGTTCTTCTGCCATTTCTATTTGGTAGCCGTAGCGTGGACAACCGTATTGCTCGTTGCAACTTTGATGTATGCGTATAAAGCGGTGCCATTGGTTTCAGATTCGTTGCTTCATCCTTCACTCCCCAACCCCTACACTGGAGGTTCACATATCTTTTCATGGCACAAGTCTCATTTGATTCCTATCAGTTATAAATACAGCGTTTGGCATTCGGTCCTTCTGCTTGTATTGATGGAGGTTCAAGTCTTGAGACGCCTCTTTGAGACAATATATGTGTTCAACTATAGCTCCTCCGCTCGGATGCACATTTTCGGATATCTGACTGGCCTCTT CTTCTACACAGCAGCACCGCTGTCACTTTGCTGCAATAATATTGCGGACATTTATAAATTTTCGATAAATGGAGTGGCTGAGTTCATTGTCAAAGGCAAGAGTAGCATGCGAGAAGTGGAATTTGATTGGTTGCAACTCGTGAATTCTCTTTTGAAGCTTGGTTGGCTCCAGTGGATTGGTGCAGCTATATTTTTTTGGGGTTGGATCCATCAGCGCCAATGTCATGCAATTCTT GGCTCGTTGCGAGAAAACAGTGaacaaaatgatgaatatgtgattccTCACGGTGACTGGTTTGAAATTGTTTCATCTCCACACTATCTGGCTGAGATA GTTATATATGCTGGCCTTGTGGTCGCTAGTGGAGGAACAGATCTCACAATCTGGTTACTTTTTGGATTTGTG GTGACAAACTTGGTATTGGCAGCAGCAGAAACACATAGGTGGTACCTCCGGAAATTTGAAAGTTATCCCAAGATACGACGCGCCATTATTCCATTTGTATACTGA